In Akkermansia muciniphila, one DNA window encodes the following:
- a CDS encoding lipocalin family protein, which translates to MSMIQTIVASLFHGHSVKTEPMPDFNLERYLGEWHEIARLENWFERGLSKVSARYDRREDGSITVINSGYDVRTGERKEARARAVEGDAPNHLKVYFVPLVYGRYEVAFLDGDYTRAVVSGGSLNYLWLLARKPQLKEDELQPMLHCAEELGYDTSRLIYSGSPAFPVR; encoded by the coding sequence ATGAGCATGATACAGACCATTGTCGCATCCCTGTTTCACGGCCATTCCGTCAAAACCGAACCCATGCCGGATTTCAATCTGGAACGTTATCTGGGGGAGTGGCACGAAATCGCCCGCCTGGAAAACTGGTTCGAGCGCGGCCTCAGCAAGGTTTCTGCCCGGTACGACCGCAGGGAGGACGGTTCCATTACCGTGATTAACAGCGGTTATGACGTTCGAACCGGGGAGCGGAAGGAGGCCCGTGCGCGGGCGGTGGAGGGGGATGCCCCCAATCATTTGAAAGTGTACTTTGTGCCGTTGGTGTACGGCCGGTATGAAGTGGCTTTTCTGGATGGAGATTACACCCGCGCCGTGGTTTCCGGCGGTTCCCTGAATTATCTGTGGCTACTTGCCCGCAAGCCGCAGTTGAAGGAGGATGAGCTTCAACCGATGCTCCATTGCGCGGAGGAACTGGGATATGACACTTCCCGGTTGATTTATTCCGGTTCCCCTGCGTTCCCGGTGCGGTAA
- a CDS encoding PEP-CTERM sorting domain-containing protein — MNLCSLFAKSLLFLAGSALISLGEDFTLQTSGTIFLPGVSADSGWVSVKKHNITDYKYDDSAMCSAASAASVMAWWRNTKEGAAMTGDEMYEMYDKMCSYTNWTTTTARSTWTSYCRDVYKTECKLIADYTACNKFSYSTDFIPVNTCPWVAPGLGAYMSISEALLYGIKNGYGMSLMLNNQTGGHSVALWGADYTNYGGEFNVTSLYFTDSDSPGGLNNGSVTARYEEGQGGGSSSTNYYMKLNGSEWRIFGVEFLYHTQDNVPEPASSLLFMAGMTVLCWRRRC; from the coding sequence ATGAATCTCTGCTCTCTTTTCGCAAAAAGCCTGCTCTTCCTTGCAGGGTCGGCCCTGATATCTCTGGGAGAAGATTTTACCCTCCAGACATCCGGAACAATCTTTCTGCCCGGCGTTTCCGCTGACTCCGGATGGGTCAGCGTAAAAAAACACAACATTACGGATTATAAATACGACGACTCCGCCATGTGCAGCGCCGCCAGCGCGGCCAGCGTCATGGCATGGTGGCGCAATACCAAAGAGGGAGCCGCAATGACCGGGGATGAAATGTACGAAATGTACGACAAAATGTGTTCCTACACCAACTGGACAACGACGACAGCTCGGAGCACATGGACTTCCTACTGCCGGGACGTTTATAAAACGGAATGCAAATTAATCGCTGATTATACAGCCTGCAACAAATTTTCCTATTCCACGGATTTCATACCAGTCAACACCTGTCCATGGGTGGCTCCGGGGCTGGGAGCCTACATGTCCATCTCGGAAGCTCTGCTGTACGGGATAAAGAACGGTTATGGCATGTCTCTCATGCTCAATAATCAGACAGGAGGTCATTCCGTCGCCCTTTGGGGTGCGGACTACACCAACTATGGAGGGGAATTCAACGTGACTTCCCTTTATTTTACAGACTCTGACAGCCCGGGAGGACTGAACAATGGTTCTGTTACAGCCCGCTACGAGGAAGGACAGGGAGGAGGAAGCTCCTCTACCAATTATTACATGAAGTTGAACGGAAGCGAGTGGAGGATTTTTGGGGTAGAATTTCTTTACCACACGCAGGACAATGTCCCGGAACCAGCTTCTTCCCTCCTCTTCATGGCAGGAATGACGGTGCTTTGCTGGCGGCGGCGCTGCTAA